TATAAGGAACAGCTGAAATTTCCCTATGGAAAGCTTTCAAAATTGAAGCCGGACATTTTGCACATTCCCCACTGCAACGTTCCCCTGTTCTATCGTGGAAAAATGATAGCCACCATCCATGACTTGACCCATTTGGTGTACCCGGAATTTCTCCCCATGAAACTGGTTCACTGGTACTTCAAGTTCATCTTCTGGTTTGTATGCAAAAGGGCAAACCGAATCAACGTGGTTTCAGAAAGTACAAAGAGAGACCTTCTGCGATTCTTCAAGGTCAATCCCGAAAAGATTATAGTGACGCCTTTAGGGGTCGGCTCGGAATTTGTAAAAAAGTCCAAGGCCGAAGTAGAATACCTTTACGAAAAGTTCGGCATTCCAAAAGACAAGAAGATCATCCTCTATGTAGGCAACCTGCTGCCCCATAAGAATTTGAACGGTCTGCTCAAGGGTTTTGCCCAAATGAAGGGACGGGAGGAGTGTAAGCTCGTAATGGTCGGAAAGGCTTTTGACGGCCGCACCACTCAAACCATTGAATCAGAATTGGGCATCGAAAGCTTGCTGATCCGAGCCGGAATG
This DNA window, taken from Fibrobacter sp. UWR4, encodes the following:
- a CDS encoding glycosyltransferase family 1 protein, giving the protein MKTTPRIAIDARMVHKSGIGTCIQHWLDGVGYDIALGNPEELEEYRDHVPQQIPFISSIYGYKEQLKFPYGKLSKLKPDILHIPHCNVPLFYRGKMIATIHDLTHLVYPEFLPMKLVHWYFKFIFWFVCKRANRINVVSESTKRDLLRFFKVNPEKIIVTPLGVGSEFVKKSKAEVEYLYEKFGIPKDKKIILYVGNLLPHKNLNGLLKGFAQMKGREECKLVMVGKAFDGRTTQTIESELGIESLLIRAGMVSQEDLVNFYNLADLFVLPSLYEGFGLPILEAFACGTPVACSNTSSMPEVGGPLATYFDPQNPVSVAQALEQSIHSKGKKDEEIADWVSRFSWENCSRQIHKIAEDLYVNG